A window of Pirellula sp. SH-Sr6A contains these coding sequences:
- a CDS encoding serine/threonine protein kinase produces the protein MSTWIAPTDHDDITLDANSPFAIPMRPEVDSNTPIGIELQEGDTGETQGTNELLQTRLAGAALALGFGAGIFSLWTLLREVTSIEQHLGWFFIGLEITTAIALIGMGIWLYRVPSATCRCLRWCELAIFGLTSCLFALLHYLEIVFIVQDFSLIPQMPMGGWLILIFTYSIFVPRSWWVILWASATMSIFPIVATAVAIILHPDVRAAIGFDPSSLVEMVLFLVATIFASVSSVRMISYLREKAHEAKELGRYKLKEKIGSGGMGDVYLAEHRLMKRPCAIKVIRPEKAGDPKAIARFEREVRTTSRLTHWNSVSIFDYGRTADGKFYYVMEYLTGLSLQELVKRRGPLSPGRAVYLLKQVCNALIEAHGIGLIHRDIKPANIMVTELGGAYDVVKLLDFGLAKPITTSVNAPSEPELTVVGSLTGSPLYMSPEQALGEAQPDHRSDIYSLGGVAFYILTGKPPFLSGPTLKVLLAHIHEQPVAPSSQRKQGSAPISLELDSLVLRCLAKQPKDRFQSAQELLNALEALPEANEWNQKQAAQWWTCNCTHYQTSHG, from the coding sequence TTGAGCACCTGGATTGCCCCGACCGACCACGACGACATCACATTGGATGCAAATAGTCCCTTTGCAATTCCGATGCGACCGGAAGTGGATTCGAATACCCCGATCGGCATCGAGTTGCAGGAAGGGGATACGGGAGAGACCCAAGGGACCAATGAGCTGCTCCAAACCCGCTTGGCGGGGGCTGCTTTGGCTTTGGGATTCGGCGCTGGCATCTTTTCGTTGTGGACTCTCTTGCGCGAGGTCACTTCGATCGAGCAGCATTTGGGGTGGTTCTTCATCGGCTTGGAAATCACCACCGCGATTGCCTTGATCGGAATGGGAATCTGGCTGTATCGCGTTCCCTCGGCAACCTGCCGTTGCCTTCGCTGGTGCGAGCTGGCGATCTTCGGCCTGACATCCTGCCTTTTTGCCTTGCTCCACTATCTGGAGATCGTTTTCATTGTTCAGGATTTCAGCTTGATCCCGCAAATGCCGATGGGAGGCTGGCTGATTCTCATTTTCACCTACTCGATTTTCGTGCCAAGATCCTGGTGGGTCATCCTTTGGGCGAGTGCCACGATGTCGATCTTTCCGATTGTCGCCACGGCCGTCGCCATTATCTTGCACCCCGATGTACGAGCCGCGATAGGGTTTGATCCCTCTAGCTTGGTCGAGATGGTGCTATTCCTTGTGGCAACCATCTTCGCCAGCGTATCGAGCGTTCGGATGATCTCGTACCTGCGTGAGAAGGCGCACGAAGCGAAAGAATTGGGTCGTTACAAGCTCAAAGAGAAGATTGGCTCCGGAGGGATGGGAGATGTTTATCTTGCCGAGCATCGGCTCATGAAGAGGCCTTGCGCGATCAAAGTCATCCGACCTGAGAAAGCCGGTGATCCGAAGGCCATTGCGAGGTTCGAGCGAGAAGTTCGCACCACCTCGCGATTGACTCACTGGAACAGCGTTTCGATTTTCGACTACGGCCGTACCGCCGACGGCAAGTTCTATTATGTCATGGAGTACCTGACGGGACTCAGTTTACAAGAACTCGTCAAACGCCGCGGCCCTTTGTCTCCCGGCCGTGCGGTTTACCTGCTCAAACAAGTATGCAACGCATTGATCGAGGCACATGGCATCGGATTGATCCACCGAGACATCAAGCCCGCTAACATCATGGTCACCGAGTTGGGGGGCGCCTACGATGTCGTGAAGCTGCTCGATTTCGGTTTGGCCAAACCGATAACGACCTCCGTCAACGCGCCCTCAGAACCCGAGCTCACCGTCGTCGGCTCCTTGACCGGCTCCCCCCTCTATATGTCCCCTGAGCAAGCTCTAGGGGAAGCTCAGCCCGACCACCGTTCCGACATCTATTCGCTAGGTGGAGTTGCGTTTTATATATTGACCGGCAAACCACCATTTCTTTCCGGACCAACGCTGAAAGTGCTGTTGGCTCATATTCATGAACAACCGGTTGCACCATCAAGCCAACGAAAACAGGGTTCGGCCCCCATCTCGCTGGAACTTGATAGTTTGGTTCTCCGTTGCTTAGCTAAACAGCCGAAGGATCGATTTCAGTCCGCGCAGGAGCTTCTCAATGCGCTCGAGGCGTTACCCGAAGCCAATGAGTGGAATCAAAAACAGGCTGCCCAATGGTGGACATGCAATTGCACCCATTATCAAACGAGCCACGGATGA
- a CDS encoding LuxR C-terminal-related transcriptional regulator, translating into MDVPFFSSNQSSQPSSVLSHPESLLPGFFHCPSQDLVLYTHDKERRVTYISESASRVFEVDIGQWKRKNYVLLLTNHAWNDEYVIAANNSIPTDDVQILRCEILSDRGRRIPLEIRRKGVVLHGECIGTIGITRRISAEEISCQVLNRLFKKSEDLQVMIARWETLTSSERDVVQLVVDGAMNKMIARKLNIAERTVEARRSKIMRKLELNSVPDLVRFHLIIQHAITGIEPSAPPVEPTEQN; encoded by the coding sequence ATGGACGTGCCTTTTTTTTCATCCAATCAGAGCTCCCAACCTAGCTCCGTTTTGAGCCATCCTGAGTCGCTTCTCCCGGGCTTTTTCCATTGCCCCAGTCAAGACCTCGTTCTTTACACACACGACAAAGAACGACGCGTCACGTACATCAGCGAATCGGCGTCCCGGGTCTTCGAAGTAGATATCGGTCAATGGAAGCGGAAGAACTACGTCCTTCTGTTGACCAATCACGCTTGGAATGATGAGTACGTCATCGCGGCCAACAATTCGATCCCTACCGATGATGTGCAAATACTCCGATGCGAGATCTTAAGCGACCGCGGCCGCCGCATACCGCTCGAGATACGTCGAAAAGGTGTCGTGCTCCACGGCGAATGCATCGGCACTATCGGCATCACCCGACGCATATCGGCAGAAGAGATTAGTTGCCAAGTTCTCAACCGGCTCTTTAAAAAGTCGGAGGACCTCCAAGTCATGATTGCGCGTTGGGAAACGTTAACATCTTCCGAAAGGGACGTGGTCCAACTAGTGGTCGATGGTGCGATGAACAAAATGATTGCCCGCAAGCTGAATATCGCGGAGCGAACCGTCGAGGCGAGACGGTCAAAAATCATGCGAAAGCTGGAACTGAACTCGGTGCCTGATTTGGTGCGCTTCCACTTGATCATCCAGCACGCCATTACCGGCATTGAGCCATCTGCCCCTCCTGTAGAGCCAACAGAACAGAATTAG
- a CDS encoding FAD-binding and (Fe-S)-binding domain-containing protein, protein MDAEQTRIEADLRGALDGEVFCNPLHTHMYATDASLYQITPIAVVRPRHEEDVAQCVRYAQENSLPILPRGGGTGHAGQAIGPGIVIDFSRFMRRLIKLDRDALTVRVQPGLPLAELNRALAKQKLVFGPDPATRSVTTIGSVVAIDSLGSHFLRYGTAGESLLESASVLADGSKVRLGTHRWSRPDSGNPRLDQLASDVGSVLWANRSAIKNPPWRGVARGCGYRLDVSDHETVNLARLQSGAEGTLAVLTELLLQVQPMPEARGVVLLFFDRLELAVKAASEARRDKVAACDLMDRRLIEIARDLDTRYESMLPRGAEALLLIEHHGDDAHEVRNKLTSLSQRISRRAPNTLSSRIILDDNERDFIWKLSRRVIPRLYRLKSLARPLPFVEDLAVPPDRLPEFVIDVQNTLKAERVTGALFAHAAHGHLHLRPFLDPNSPEDVLRMQRIADRLVEKVLEYRGVISGEHAVGLSRSYYLRQQLGELYPVCRQVKELFDPNGILNPGKLITDSAQKITDNLRGSAAQSVPSLEPVPSEHTGAPKPESESTLESLAKRPPFLPILRWGPENESIQEVADSCNGCGRCRTTAPSERMCPMFRATRSEEASPRSKANLVRGLLTGNIQSTALEGDELRAIADLCFHCHQCRIECPASVDIPKLVLELKSQYTAINGLRWSDRLLSRIDLLSSLASKLPVLSNWALENGTARWLLEKATGIAQGRRLPGFAKQPFLRWASKNRLTRPNRAGGRKILYLVDQYANWNNPLLGTSLVAVMQHQNVEVYVPTWQTVTWMTRIAMGDIEKVRKWIGPQIRQLAEAVRQGYEIVSTEPTAILCLKNEYVSILDNDDARLVASHAWEAGQYLWQLHQRNELQLDFKPLSASILYHTPCHLKAIDPEHSGLRLLDLIPGVTVTHANAGCSGMAGTYGMRRQTYRTSLRVGWNLISTTQASTAQLGSTECAACKLQMEQGTDKPTIHPIALMAYAYGKMPEVKQWIQRRNEGLSVL, encoded by the coding sequence ATGGATGCTGAACAGACGAGAATCGAAGCCGATTTGCGAGGTGCGTTGGACGGAGAAGTCTTTTGCAATCCGCTCCATACTCATATGTATGCGACCGATGCGAGTCTCTATCAGATCACTCCGATTGCGGTCGTTCGGCCAAGGCACGAAGAAGATGTCGCGCAATGTGTTCGATACGCCCAAGAGAACTCTTTGCCTATCTTGCCTCGCGGCGGTGGAACAGGGCATGCCGGCCAAGCCATCGGGCCTGGGATTGTCATCGATTTTTCACGGTTTATGCGCCGGCTGATCAAACTGGACCGCGACGCGTTAACGGTCCGCGTTCAGCCTGGCCTTCCGCTCGCCGAACTTAACCGCGCGCTGGCCAAACAGAAGCTGGTATTCGGACCCGACCCCGCCACGCGGTCTGTCACCACGATCGGCAGCGTCGTCGCGATCGATTCTCTGGGAAGCCACTTTCTACGATATGGCACAGCAGGAGAATCGCTCCTCGAATCGGCCTCGGTACTCGCCGATGGATCCAAGGTAAGGCTGGGAACGCACCGATGGTCGCGGCCTGATTCCGGCAATCCGCGATTGGATCAATTGGCATCCGACGTCGGGTCGGTTCTATGGGCGAACCGATCGGCCATCAAAAATCCACCATGGCGAGGCGTCGCACGCGGTTGCGGATACCGATTGGATGTCAGCGATCACGAGACCGTCAACCTCGCTCGTTTGCAATCGGGAGCCGAAGGGACCTTGGCAGTTCTCACCGAGCTCCTCCTGCAAGTTCAACCGATGCCCGAGGCCCGTGGCGTCGTCCTCCTTTTCTTCGACCGGCTTGAGCTGGCGGTCAAAGCCGCCTCCGAAGCGAGACGGGATAAAGTCGCTGCGTGTGATTTAATGGACCGACGCTTGATCGAAATCGCACGCGACCTCGACACCCGTTACGAATCGATGCTCCCCCGGGGCGCCGAGGCGCTCCTTTTGATTGAACATCACGGGGACGATGCCCACGAAGTACGGAACAAACTAACCAGTCTCTCGCAACGGATTAGTCGGCGAGCCCCGAATACCCTCTCGTCGCGAATCATCCTCGATGACAACGAGCGGGATTTTATCTGGAAGCTGAGCCGCCGGGTTATCCCAAGACTCTATCGCCTCAAGAGTTTGGCCAGACCGCTCCCGTTCGTCGAGGACCTCGCCGTCCCACCCGACCGACTCCCCGAGTTCGTTATCGACGTTCAGAACACCCTCAAGGCGGAGCGTGTGACCGGAGCACTCTTTGCGCACGCAGCCCACGGACATTTGCACCTCCGCCCGTTCCTTGATCCCAATTCCCCGGAAGATGTCCTTCGGATGCAACGGATTGCCGACCGGTTGGTCGAAAAAGTCCTCGAGTACCGGGGCGTGATTTCAGGGGAACATGCGGTGGGACTCAGCCGTAGCTACTATCTGCGCCAACAGCTCGGGGAACTCTATCCGGTTTGCCGGCAAGTGAAGGAATTGTTCGATCCGAATGGAATCCTCAATCCCGGCAAACTCATCACCGACTCCGCGCAGAAAATTACCGATAACCTCCGAGGCTCGGCAGCGCAGAGCGTCCCATCCTTGGAACCGGTACCTTCCGAACACACCGGTGCACCCAAGCCCGAATCCGAATCGACATTGGAGTCGCTGGCCAAACGCCCTCCCTTCCTCCCGATCTTGCGATGGGGACCGGAGAACGAATCGATTCAGGAAGTAGCCGACTCATGCAATGGTTGCGGCCGATGCCGGACCACTGCTCCGAGCGAGAGGATGTGTCCCATGTTTCGCGCGACGCGGAGCGAAGAAGCATCCCCGCGTTCCAAAGCGAACTTGGTCCGCGGCCTGTTGACAGGCAACATCCAATCCACGGCCCTCGAAGGGGACGAGTTGCGCGCAATCGCCGATCTGTGCTTCCATTGCCATCAGTGCAGGATCGAATGCCCCGCATCGGTCGATATCCCCAAATTGGTGTTGGAGCTCAAGTCGCAGTACACCGCGATCAACGGATTGCGATGGAGCGATCGGCTCCTATCTCGTATCGATTTGTTAAGCTCTCTCGCCTCGAAACTTCCGGTCTTATCGAACTGGGCTCTCGAAAATGGGACCGCGCGTTGGCTCCTTGAAAAGGCCACCGGTATCGCGCAAGGCCGACGCCTCCCTGGCTTTGCCAAGCAGCCGTTTCTGAGATGGGCCTCCAAAAATCGGCTGACCAGGCCCAATCGAGCTGGTGGTAGAAAGATTCTGTACCTCGTCGATCAATACGCCAATTGGAACAATCCCCTGCTCGGAACGTCGTTGGTCGCGGTCATGCAGCACCAGAACGTCGAAGTCTACGTTCCCACTTGGCAGACGGTGACTTGGATGACTCGAATCGCCATGGGGGATATCGAGAAAGTCCGAAAGTGGATCGGGCCTCAAATCCGTCAATTGGCGGAAGCCGTGCGGCAAGGCTACGAAATCGTCAGCACCGAACCCACCGCCATCCTCTGCCTCAAGAACGAATACGTGAGCATCCTCGATAACGACGACGCCCGACTCGTCGCCAGCCACGCATGGGAAGCGGGCCAATACCTCTGGCAACTTCACCAACGCAATGAATTGCAACTCGATTTCAAACCGCTCTCGGCGTCGATCCTGTATCATACCCCTTGCCACCTGAAAGCGATCGATCCGGAACACTCCGGCCTCCGCTTGCTCGACCTCATCCCCGGGGTCACGGTGACCCATGCCAATGCTGGTTGTAGCGGCATGGCAGGCACCTACGGCATGCGGCGTCAAACCTATCGAACCTCTCTTCGCGTCGGATGGAACTTGATCAGCACGACTCAGGCATCCACCGCGCAGCTCGGGAGCACCGAATGCGCAGCCTGCAAACTGCAAATGGAACAAGGGACCGACAAACCGACGATCCACCCCATCGCTCTTATGGCCTATGCGTACGGCAAAATGCCCGAGGTGAAACAGTGGATCCAACGTCGTAACGAAGGCCTCTCGGTTCTCTAA
- a CDS encoding DUF6655 family protein, whose protein sequence is MIRFVLETGPSRYLLIGALIVGLLQVLVGCGTTKSFTATEQLLMSDAVDSTISKMDFRPLSGHKVFLDVTYVSAAGKVIPGVPLPANLVTSDYIISGLRQQMTAAGCMLVDSRDAAEIICEARCGALGTDGHSVIYGMPANNIFANASNVIPGSPQLPTIPEISVAKREMKSAAAKVSVFAYDRETREPIWQSGIAQAGSSARDTWILGVGPLQYGTIYGGTRFAGKRIKPQPNGAIKPDAVVHANGVDHRGGFLFANRIFGQKPNGQPTPENAPTSAPTMTATTDTNPTTR, encoded by the coding sequence ATGATACGGTTTGTTCTCGAAACAGGTCCAAGTCGCTATCTACTTATTGGGGCGTTGATCGTCGGCCTACTCCAGGTGCTCGTCGGTTGTGGGACAACGAAGTCTTTCACCGCCACCGAACAACTGTTGATGTCCGACGCAGTGGATTCCACGATTTCGAAGATGGATTTTCGCCCCTTGTCGGGGCATAAAGTTTTCTTGGACGTGACCTATGTTTCTGCGGCGGGCAAGGTTATTCCTGGGGTTCCACTGCCGGCGAATCTTGTAACCTCGGACTACATCATCAGCGGACTGCGGCAACAAATGACGGCGGCCGGGTGCATGCTCGTCGACTCGCGCGATGCGGCGGAGATCATCTGCGAAGCGCGTTGCGGTGCGCTCGGAACCGATGGACACAGCGTCATCTATGGGATGCCGGCCAACAATATCTTTGCGAACGCGTCCAACGTCATCCCAGGCTCTCCGCAACTGCCGACCATTCCGGAAATCTCTGTGGCAAAACGGGAGATGAAGAGCGCGGCAGCCAAAGTCTCGGTGTTCGCGTACGACCGTGAGACGCGTGAACCAATATGGCAGTCTGGGATTGCGCAAGCCGGCAGCAGCGCCCGAGACACTTGGATTCTCGGGGTCGGTCCGCTCCAATATGGAACCATCTACGGCGGGACCCGATTTGCAGGAAAGCGGATCAAGCCCCAGCCGAATGGAGCGATCAAGCCTGACGCAGTCGTCCACGCCAACGGGGTGGATCACCGAGGTGGATTCCTCTTTGCGAACCGAATATTTGGCCAAAAGCCCAACGGCCAACCCACTCCAGAGAATGCACCCACGTCGGCCCCGACGATGACGGCTACGACCGATACCAATCCCACGACGCGATGA
- a CDS encoding APC family permease yields the protein MESESSHSSPLSPAPRANTNASPPTLPLGTHAPQNGSSPVGTTLRKDLGLWMAIAVVIGNTIGSGIFVKPGRIAADAGSFPLIIAIWLIGAALCVLGGFCLAELSSMHPQAGGLYVYLKQAYGRWVAFLFGWQEFLFARPASTGALAVVCVASIAHCGGWNVDIFTSVIAAIAIVSSLTIVNIVGVLWGGWTQAITTIVKCGMVLAIALSPWLFELFGFDVVQLSNYSQSVTPQREGFAAQAAAVLLAVMWAFNGWEGVVPVAEEVRDPGRNIPRALIGGIGLLGLLYISAVAAYHAVVPIEVMAQPENREHVAEIVVAKLFGPLGGQLMSLGIVISTLGTINSNLLTSPRVTYAMGRDGMLSDRFGRLHARYRTPVLAIVAQAVMAALLIVVSALSIRFSETFRDYSIFDLLTNCIVFAASIFYALAVAAVLVLRRTQPDHPRPFRTPGYPWVPIVYLVAYSWFIGSIFLGNPQEAVIGCVLILLGLPLYWYQSRRSPR from the coding sequence ATGGAATCTGAATCGTCGCATTCATCCCCCCTCTCCCCTGCCCCGCGCGCCAATACCAACGCCTCCCCCCCTACCCTGCCCCTGGGCACCCACGCTCCGCAGAACGGGTCCTCCCCCGTTGGAACAACACTCCGCAAGGACTTAGGGCTTTGGATGGCGATCGCCGTGGTGATCGGAAACACGATTGGGTCAGGAATCTTTGTCAAACCGGGCAGGATCGCGGCCGACGCAGGCTCCTTTCCGCTCATCATTGCCATCTGGCTCATCGGCGCAGCGCTCTGTGTTCTCGGCGGATTCTGCTTGGCCGAACTCTCTTCGATGCATCCCCAAGCGGGCGGCCTCTATGTCTATCTCAAGCAAGCCTACGGACGCTGGGTCGCATTCTTGTTCGGCTGGCAAGAGTTTCTCTTTGCTCGCCCCGCATCGACGGGAGCTCTCGCGGTTGTCTGCGTCGCATCGATCGCGCATTGCGGCGGGTGGAACGTGGATATCTTTACCTCCGTCATCGCTGCGATCGCGATCGTCAGCTCTTTGACCATCGTCAATATTGTCGGAGTTCTCTGGGGAGGATGGACACAGGCCATCACTACGATCGTCAAGTGCGGAATGGTGCTCGCCATCGCCCTTTCACCTTGGTTGTTTGAACTCTTCGGTTTCGATGTTGTACAACTCTCTAATTATTCTCAGAGCGTCACTCCGCAACGGGAGGGCTTTGCAGCCCAAGCCGCCGCGGTCTTGCTCGCCGTTATGTGGGCCTTCAACGGATGGGAAGGGGTGGTTCCGGTGGCGGAGGAAGTTCGAGATCCGGGACGGAATATCCCGCGTGCCCTGATCGGCGGAATCGGTTTGCTCGGGCTCCTTTATATTTCAGCGGTTGCCGCTTACCACGCGGTCGTTCCCATCGAAGTCATGGCGCAGCCAGAGAATCGCGAACATGTTGCGGAGATCGTGGTCGCCAAGCTTTTCGGCCCGTTGGGAGGCCAACTGATGTCGCTGGGGATCGTGATCAGCACCCTCGGCACCATCAACAGCAATTTGCTTACCTCCCCTAGAGTGACCTACGCCATGGGACGCGACGGAATGTTGAGCGATCGATTCGGACGATTGCATGCAAGGTATCGCACTCCGGTGCTAGCCATTGTTGCGCAAGCCGTCATGGCAGCCCTACTTATCGTGGTTTCCGCTCTCTCGATTCGCTTTAGCGAGACCTTTCGCGACTACAGTATCTTCGATTTGCTGACCAACTGCATCGTGTTCGCGGCCAGCATCTTCTACGCGTTAGCCGTCGCTGCGGTACTCGTTCTAAGACGCACCCAACCCGACCACCCCCGCCCCTTTCGAACCCCAGGATATCCGTGGGTTCCGATCGTCTATCTCGTCGCCTATTCCTGGTTCATCGGGAGTATTTTCTTGGGGAATCCTCAAGAAGCGGTGATCGGATGCGTTCTGATCCTCCTCGGACTGCCCCTCTATTGGTACCAATCCCGCCGCTCTCCAAGGTGA
- a CDS encoding DnaJ C-terminal domain-containing protein: MAEDYYKVLGVEKSASAEEITKAYRKLARKHHPDLNPDDAGAKKRFQEIQTAYDCLNDADKRAKYDQFGAGYEQFGGQPFGGEGAQGFDFGDIFGGGGSPVDFSSIFGQFGGGRSRRQPRGADVSAEIFVPIRTLVQGGETQIQLNTNGTAESITVKIPAGIEPGKKIRLRGRGQSVHGGKPGDLLLTVHAEANPHYKLSGRNLELRLPISLGEAIQGGRIDVQTPSGTISLTIPPMSSSGKKLRLKGQGFKGSDGIAGDMLVELMIKLPDNMPSGMGQILPELQLGYSKPVRQGVQL, encoded by the coding sequence ATGGCCGAGGATTATTACAAAGTACTAGGAGTCGAAAAAAGCGCGTCCGCGGAGGAGATTACGAAGGCCTATCGCAAATTGGCGAGAAAGCATCACCCCGATCTCAACCCAGATGACGCAGGTGCGAAGAAGCGATTTCAAGAAATTCAAACGGCCTACGACTGCCTCAACGATGCCGACAAGCGCGCGAAATACGATCAATTCGGGGCGGGGTATGAACAATTCGGCGGGCAGCCCTTTGGAGGAGAAGGCGCGCAGGGCTTCGATTTTGGGGACATATTTGGGGGAGGTGGCTCCCCGGTCGACTTCAGCAGTATTTTCGGCCAGTTTGGCGGAGGCCGTTCGCGGAGGCAACCGCGTGGGGCAGACGTCAGCGCGGAAATCTTCGTCCCGATTCGGACGCTCGTCCAAGGTGGCGAAACGCAAATCCAACTCAATACGAATGGCACAGCCGAGTCGATCACGGTGAAGATTCCAGCGGGAATCGAACCTGGAAAAAAGATTCGGTTGCGAGGCCGAGGCCAGTCCGTGCACGGTGGAAAGCCAGGCGATCTCCTGCTCACCGTGCATGCGGAAGCCAATCCCCACTACAAACTCTCCGGCAGAAACCTGGAATTGCGTCTGCCGATTTCGCTTGGGGAAGCGATCCAGGGGGGAAGGATCGACGTACAAACTCCATCGGGTACGATCTCCCTCACCATCCCTCCGATGAGCAGCAGCGGGAAAAAGCTACGTCTCAAAGGACAAGGATTCAAGGGATCGGATGGAATTGCTGGGGATATGCTCGTTGAATTAATGATCAAATTGCCCGACAATATGCCGTCCGGGATGGGCCAGATCCTCCCAGAGCTGCAACTCGGTTACTCTAAACCTGTTCGACAGGGTGTGCAGCTTTGA
- a CDS encoding MBL fold metallo-hydrolase produces MRIVHHGGHTGVTGSCHQLFFKNGRSILVDCGMFQGADARKRPSMDIDFPLEGIDALLLTHVHIDHIGRIPYLMEAGFNKPMYCTVPTAKLIPIMLEDAMRLGITRNRQVIKSFLDDLKRHIHPCPYNEWIDIGHGTKVRFQQAGHILGSAYIEVDHDDDRIVFSGDLGSRCTPILKDPVSPERADYLVLESTYGDRVHEGRETRIHRLESILCETISNSGLTIIPAFSLGRTQELLYELNKILEEIGHKMQCSMLKHIDIIVDSPLAIKLTDIYDAMQEYWDEEAWEVLSVDSQPLVFNNLVQIDSGADHREAVTHLLKSKKPAIVIAGSGMCTGGRVVDYLKAFLGRENTDVVFVGYQALGTPGRSIQECSEGKCNIHLDNMDLQVKAKTHTLTGYSAHADQNDLIRFVENIPTKPREIRLVHGEEPAKSALAEKLSALGHIVTWQDEPVE; encoded by the coding sequence ATGCGAATTGTCCATCACGGCGGACATACCGGCGTAACCGGGTCATGCCACCAATTATTTTTCAAGAATGGTCGATCGATTCTGGTCGACTGTGGCATGTTCCAGGGAGCCGATGCACGCAAACGTCCGTCCATGGACATCGACTTTCCGCTCGAGGGAATCGATGCCCTCCTCCTCACCCATGTGCACATCGACCACATCGGCAGGATCCCTTATTTGATGGAGGCCGGTTTCAATAAACCGATGTACTGCACCGTCCCGACGGCCAAGCTGATTCCCATCATGCTCGAAGATGCGATGCGTCTGGGCATCACCCGAAATCGGCAGGTTATCAAGTCTTTTTTGGATGATCTCAAGCGACACATCCACCCTTGCCCCTACAACGAATGGATCGACATAGGTCACGGAACGAAGGTTCGATTCCAACAGGCGGGCCATATCCTCGGTTCCGCATACATCGAGGTGGACCACGACGACGACCGGATCGTCTTCAGCGGAGATCTTGGCTCCCGGTGTACGCCGATTTTGAAGGACCCGGTGAGTCCCGAGCGTGCGGACTACTTGGTCCTCGAAAGCACCTATGGTGATCGCGTTCACGAAGGACGCGAGACTCGGATCCACCGACTCGAATCGATTTTGTGCGAGACCATCTCCAATAGTGGACTCACCATTATCCCCGCATTCAGCCTGGGTCGAACCCAGGAATTGCTCTATGAACTCAATAAGATCCTTGAAGAGATCGGGCACAAGATGCAGTGCTCGATGCTCAAGCACATCGACATCATCGTCGACTCTCCCTTAGCGATCAAACTGACGGACATTTACGATGCGATGCAGGAGTACTGGGATGAAGAGGCTTGGGAAGTCCTCTCGGTGGACAGCCAACCGCTGGTCTTTAATAATCTGGTGCAAATCGATTCCGGCGCAGACCATCGCGAAGCGGTCACCCATCTGTTGAAGTCTAAAAAGCCGGCCATCGTCATCGCCGGAAGCGGGATGTGCACGGGAGGTCGGGTCGTCGACTATTTGAAGGCATTTTTGGGTCGAGAAAACACAGACGTTGTCTTTGTCGGCTATCAAGCGTTGGGAACGCCGGGGCGGTCGATCCAAGAATGCTCCGAGGGGAAGTGCAACATCCACCTGGACAACATGGATTTGCAGGTCAAAGCGAAGACGCACACGCTCACGGGTTACTCCGCGCACGCCGACCAAAACGATTTGATTCGCTTCGTGGAGAACATTCCGACCAAACCTCGCGAGATCAGATTGGTGCATGGCGAAGAGCCTGCTAAGTCGGCGTTGGCGGAGAAGCTCTCGGCGCTGGGGCACATCGTGACTTGGCAGGATGAGCCCGTCGAATAG